A window from Cryptomeria japonica chromosome 1, Sugi_1.0, whole genome shotgun sequence encodes these proteins:
- the LOC131065999 gene encoding uncharacterized protein LOC131065999, with amino-acid sequence MDKKIAKLWKLPPEFEVFNNSTKINRKKTKWLAPNPHWYKLNFDGSTQNACQAGGGVICDHQGNTVATYEGNLKNHTVTQAEGMALLWGLRFSTTIGIKHLETDGNSQIIMEAVRGRFVAGWKVDFILRDARMLLTNLDGFSICHIFREGNVVVDSMVAVGRLQNGLRCWRNLDLLPMITKEILETEKTKSNDERV; translated from the coding sequence ATGGACAAAAAAATTGCTAAACTATGGAAGCTCCCCCCGGAGTTTGAAGTTTTCAACAATAGTACAAAGATCAATAGGAAAAAGACCAAATGGTTAGCCCCAAACCCCCATTGgtacaaattgaactttgatgggtcTACCCAAAATGCCTGCCAAGCTGGAGGTGGAGTCATCTGTGACCACCAGGGGAATACTGTTGCAACCTATGAGGGCAACCTAAAGAACCATACTGTCACTCAAGCTGAGGGAATGGCTCTCCTCTGGGGTCTGAGATTTTCTACTACTATTGGCATCAAACATCTGGAAACTGACGGCAACTCGCAGATCATTATGGAAGCAGTTAGGGGTAGATTTGTTGCTGGGTGGAAAGTGGATTTCATTTTGAGGGATGCTAGGATGCTTCTGACTAACCTTGATGGTTTCAGCATCTGCCACATCTTCAGAGAAGGGAATGTTGTTGTTGACTCTATGGTTGCGGTGGGAAGGCTGCAAAATGGCTTACGATGCTGGAGGAACCTCGATTTGCTGCCAATGATCACCAAGGAGATCTTGGAGACCGAAAAAACCAAGTCTAATGATGAACGCGTATAA